GTTGTCCGAGCGATTGCAGCGGCGCTGCGGATACGGATCGAGTTCCACACTGCGCGTGGGGACCGCGTCTTCGGCGGTTGAGATCGGCACCTGTTGGCGTCGTTCACACCGCGGTGTGTGGAGCAAATCTGGAGCAGACGGAAGAGCTGAACGGCGTGCGACGGCTTCGAACGGCCGTGAACGGCACCGGCTGACGTGCCGGTTTTCTCTTTGTGCTGGTCAGGGCACTTGTGGAACAGCACTGGCAGAGTGAGGCTCAGTTTGTTGGCTGCACTTCGCCGCAGTTGGCGTGCATTGGCGGGTGTTGGGGGAAGTTCGTGATGTGGTGCGGTTCGCGCGTTTCAGGTGTGACTGCGGCGCACAGAGGCGACATCATCCCGCTCGGCAGCGCGTTGTCGGAGTTGGGCCGCGTTGAGTTCACCGGGCTGCGGCTATGGCAGTGATCGCGACGGCGCGGCGGTCATGCGATGCGACGCTGGGGAGAGCCGGCGGGTCAGCGGCCTGTGGGGCGTCCGTCCGGGCCGGTCATGGTTATGGCGCCGTCGCGCGCCTGCAGGACCACGTCCGCGCGGTACTCGCCTTCGGCGAGCGCGGCGAGTTGTCCGAGGCTGACCATCCGCACGGTCTGGCCGTCACGCTGGAACACCAGCAGGTTGCCGTCCTGGACGTAATCACCGTCGTAGGTACCATCGCCGTCCAGTTCGACGGGCCGGCCCAACTCCCGCTCGATCCGCGTGCCGGATGCGGGCCCGGTGAGGATGCGCACTGAGGTCCAATCGCCGGGTGCCAGCTCCTTGAGCGGTTTGGAGTCGTCCGAGCGGGCCAGCTCGCCGATCGCCTTTTCGAGGTTCTCGTCGAATTCCACCGTCACTCCCGAGGTGGTCTCGCTACATCCTGCCAGCAGGGCGAGCAGTGCGATCAGGGTCAGTATCGAGCGCATGGTCAGTACTGGTCCGGGGTAGCCGACGGCTTGCCGGGGTCGTGGTCGTCATCGCGCCCGGGGTTGTCCGTGGGCCACGGTGTTTTCTTGGTCTCGCGAGTCTCGCCAGGTGGTACCTCGTTGGAGGGCACGAGGGTGTCGTTCTTGTCGATGACCACCATCTTGCCGTCCGTGACCGCCTGTTCGACCAGATTCGCCAACTGCTCGGGGCTTGCGCCCGGGTTGGCCTGCGCGATGCTCCGGCCGACCTCGTTGTTGTGCAGGTCCATGCCCACCGGGATGTGGTGGCTCGACGGATTGCGCTCGTGGGCGGTGGCGAACTCGCGGGCCCACTCCTCACCGTACCGCTGCGTCATCAGCGCATTCCAGTAGGCGTGCCGGAAGGCGTCCGCGTGCCCGTCGGTCCCGCCCTTGCCGTCGAACTTGCCTTCGGCGACGTGCAGCGCGTCCTGCCGGATGTCGCCGAACTCCTTGAGACCGAGCAGTCCTTTGCGCATCTGCAGGTCGTCGAGCATCTCCGCCTCGGACTGGGTGACGCGCTCCTTCTTGATGCCTCTGCGTTCCGCGAGCCAACCGGTCAGACCGCTCGGCCAGATCGTGGTGCCATCGGTCTTGACCTGGTACTTCTCCACCAGTTCGCGGTGCCGCCGCTCATCGGCCACGCGGTCTTCGCCCGCCGTCGCGGCCGCCGCCAACATGGTCGCCCCCGCGTCGCCGATCTCGTCGGACAGGATGCGCTTGAGCACGGAGTTCAACTCCGTGTCGATCTCGGCCGCACGGGCCAGGATGCCCTGCACCTCGACTTGGAGGATCGCGACGTCCAGGAATCCGCCGACGTCCGAGGTCTTCACGACGGCGCCGTTCTCGATGCGGTAGCCGTTCTGCGCGGCGAACTGCTCGGTCGCCTCGACGCTGCGGACCAGGTCGCGTGCGGACTGCTCGGAGTCGTCGACGACCTTCCCCGCCGCGGACAGTCGCGCGGCGAGTTCCTCGAGTTCCTGACGACGGACGCGGAGGTCGTCGGCCGCCGCTTCCGATGCCGTCCCGGTCCACCCGACCGGCTTGGCGCCGTCGAGTTCGTCCTGCAGGCAGATCACCTGCCTCTTCTGCACGGAGAGGTGGTCGCCGACCTGTCCGATGATGTCCGGCTGCCACTGCCTGACCTCGGACCACGTGGCCATCAGCGGCCTCCCACCCGGCCGAACTCCTGCTCGGCGTCGTCGTCCTGCACCTCGTAGTCGTCGGCGGCCGCAGTCAGCGCGTCCGCGTAGGAGTCCACGCCTCGGGCCCAGTTGTCGGTGGTGGCCTCCCAGTGCGGACCGAGCTCGCCGGCGGTCCCGGCGGACTCCGTACCCGGCAGTGCGGCGGCGAGCTCCGCCACCCGGCCCAGCTCCAGCTCGCGCACGACCCCTGCGGCCTGTTTCGCCGCATCGGCCGCAGCGCGCAGCGCTTTCGGATCGACATCGAACCCGGTCATCCACCCTCCCCGGACGTGACCCAGAGTACCAGTGTCGTAGCAGAGCGTGTCCTTATTTATGCGGGTACGAGAACACCGAAACCC
This region of Saccharothrix longispora genomic DNA includes:
- a CDS encoding DUF6973 domain-containing protein, whose product is MATWSEVRQWQPDIIGQVGDHLSVQKRQVICLQDELDGAKPVGWTGTASEAAADDLRVRRQELEELAARLSAAGKVVDDSEQSARDLVRSVEATEQFAAQNGYRIENGAVVKTSDVGGFLDVAILQVEVQGILARAAEIDTELNSVLKRILSDEIGDAGATMLAAAATAGEDRVADERRHRELVEKYQVKTDGTTIWPSGLTGWLAERRGIKKERVTQSEAEMLDDLQMRKGLLGLKEFGDIRQDALHVAEGKFDGKGGTDGHADAFRHAYWNALMTQRYGEEWAREFATAHERNPSSHHIPVGMDLHNNEVGRSIAQANPGASPEQLANLVEQAVTDGKMVVIDKNDTLVPSNEVPPGETRETKKTPWPTDNPGRDDDHDPGKPSATPDQY